A window of Pseudomonas monteilii contains these coding sequences:
- a CDS encoding acetyl-CoA hydrolase has product MPHRCSIEQAVDQVLARLPAHIHMGLPLGLGKPTAFVNALYRRIRQTPGRQLTIYTALTLGRPALGDGLQRRFLEPFVERVFADCEELDYLADLRGDSLPGNIRVEQFFMQPGSLLGSHTAQQAYVSSNYSHAARDINAKGLNLVAQLVATTPERPGHVSLACNPDITLDLLPMLDKRRARGETVLVLGQPHDELPYMPGTAELPETTFDLLIDQPETRRLFSTPNMPVSTQDHFIGLYSSLLVRDGGTLQIGIGAMGDSVTAALLARQGDNDGYRALAEELQLTPWQTLIEREGGLAPFAKGLYGCSEMFVNGLLALAEAGVVRRPADEHGVLVHGGFFLGPGSFYQRLREMPLAQRARFAMTAISFINELYGDEALKRRQRRDARFINTVFGMTLMGAAVADQLEDGRVLSGVGGQYNFVAQAHALEDARSLLLVRSWRESAGEVTSNLTWTYGHCTIPRHLRDLVVTEYGIADLRGQTDSEVIARLLAISDSRFQPELMAKAKAAGKLPADFQLDPRFTDNTPERLEAIRQRHGRLFPEYPLGCDFSDEERALLRALDWLKRKFRLSEMLDLGKAALDAPAPETFPAHLERMGLEQPQGFKEELYQRLLLAGLQATQG; this is encoded by the coding sequence ATGCCGCATCGCTGCTCCATCGAACAGGCTGTCGACCAGGTGCTGGCGCGTCTGCCCGCACACATCCACATGGGCCTGCCCCTGGGCCTGGGCAAGCCCACGGCCTTCGTCAATGCGCTGTACCGACGGATTCGCCAGACCCCGGGACGTCAGCTGACGATCTATACCGCATTGACACTCGGCAGGCCTGCGTTGGGCGATGGCCTGCAGCGGCGCTTTCTGGAACCGTTCGTCGAGCGCGTCTTCGCCGATTGCGAGGAGCTCGACTACCTGGCCGACCTGCGCGGCGACAGCCTGCCCGGCAACATCCGGGTCGAGCAATTCTTCATGCAGCCCGGCAGCCTGCTGGGCAGCCACACGGCGCAACAGGCCTACGTCAGCAGCAACTACAGCCATGCGGCGCGCGATATCAATGCCAAGGGCCTGAACCTGGTGGCGCAGCTGGTGGCTACCACGCCCGAGCGCCCCGGGCACGTGAGCCTGGCCTGCAACCCGGACATCACGCTCGACCTGCTGCCGATGCTCGACAAGCGCCGCGCCAGGGGCGAGACCGTGTTGGTGCTCGGGCAGCCCCATGACGAGCTGCCGTACATGCCTGGCACGGCCGAACTGCCTGAAACGACCTTCGACCTGCTCATCGATCAACCCGAGACGCGTCGCCTGTTCTCCACGCCGAACATGCCGGTGTCGACGCAGGATCATTTCATCGGGTTGTACAGCAGCCTGCTGGTGCGCGACGGCGGCACCCTGCAGATCGGCATCGGCGCCATGGGCGATTCGGTGACGGCCGCCTTGCTGGCGCGCCAGGGGGACAACGACGGCTACCGCGCCCTGGCCGAAGAGCTGCAGCTCACACCCTGGCAGACGTTGATCGAGCGGGAAGGGGGGCTGGCGCCCTTCGCCAAAGGGTTGTACGGCTGCAGCGAAATGTTCGTCAACGGTCTGCTGGCCCTGGCTGAAGCCGGCGTGGTGCGACGGCCGGCGGACGAGCACGGCGTGCTGGTGCATGGTGGGTTTTTCCTGGGGCCGGGCAGTTTCTACCAGCGGCTACGGGAAATGCCCCTGGCGCAGCGCGCCCGTTTCGCCATGACCGCGATCAGCTTCATCAACGAGCTGTATGGCGACGAAGCGCTCAAGCGGCGCCAGCGCCGTGATGCACGGTTCATCAACACGGTGTTCGGCATGACCTTGATGGGCGCGGCGGTGGCCGACCAACTGGAAGACGGTCGTGTGCTGAGCGGCGTGGGCGGGCAGTACAACTTCGTCGCCCAGGCCCATGCCCTGGAGGATGCGCGCTCGCTGCTGCTGGTGCGCAGCTGGCGCGAGTCCGCGGGCGAAGTCACCTCGAACCTGACCTGGACGTACGGGCACTGCACGATTCCTCGGCATCTGCGTGACCTCGTGGTGACCGAGTACGGCATCGCCGACCTGCGTGGGCAGACCGACAGCGAGGTAATCGCCCGGCTGCTGGCGATCAGCGACTCGCGGTTCCAGCCAGAGCTGATGGCCAAGGCCAAGGCGGCCGGCAAGCTGCCGGCGGATTTCCAGCTCGATCCGCGGTTCACCGACAACACGCCCGAACGGCTCGAGGCGATTCGCCAGCGGCATGGACGGTTGTTTCCGGAGTATCCCCTGGGCTGCGATTTCAGCGACGAAGAGCGGGCGCTGCTGCGTGCCCTGGACTGGCTCAAGCGCAAGTTCAGGCTGAGCGAAATGCTGGACCTGGGCAAGGCGGCCCTGGATGCGCCGGCGCCCGAGACCTTCCCCGCGCACCTCGAACGTATGGGGCTCGAGCAGCCGCAAGGGTTCAAGGAGGAGCTGTATCAGCGGTTGTTGCTGGCGGGGTTGCAGGCGACGCAGGGGTAA
- a CDS encoding cytochrome C, producing MNLIHRLATLSLLYTLGLASAVHATPDDDMARRLAPVGQVCVQGQPCDEPPATRPAVTGRDPAEIVTRHCQTCHGMGLLNAPKPGDTSAWQALADRNGGLDGLLARAISGVNAMPARGTCGNCTDDELLSAIKQMSGL from the coding sequence GTGAACCTGATCCACCGTTTGGCAACGTTATCGCTGCTCTACACCCTGGGCCTGGCCAGTGCCGTACACGCGACACCCGACGACGACATGGCCCGGCGCCTGGCCCCGGTCGGCCAGGTCTGCGTTCAGGGTCAGCCCTGCGACGAGCCGCCGGCCACTCGCCCGGCCGTCACGGGACGCGACCCTGCCGAAATCGTCACCCGGCATTGTCAGACCTGCCATGGCATGGGCCTGCTCAACGCACCCAAACCCGGCGACACGTCGGCCTGGCAAGCGCTCGCCGACCGCAATGGCGGCCTGGACGGCCTGCTGGCCCGGGCGATCAGCGGGGTCAACGCGATGCCGGCGCGGGGCACGTGCGGCAACTGCACCGACGACGAATTGCTCAGCGCCATCAAGCAGATGTCCGGCCTCTGA
- a CDS encoding XRE family transcriptional regulator — MDVGQRLQAIRTLKGLSQRELAKRAGVTNSTISMIEKNSVSPSISSLRKVLGGIPMSMVEFFSVELEPETPSQIVYKAHELLDISDGAVTMKLVGKAHSSRAIAFLNEVYPPGADTGDEMLTHEGEETGILLEGRLELVVGYETFVLEAGDSYYFESTRPHRFRNPFDEPARLISAATPANF; from the coding sequence TTGGACGTCGGCCAACGACTGCAAGCCATTCGCACGCTCAAGGGCCTGTCCCAACGGGAGCTGGCCAAGCGCGCCGGGGTGACCAACAGCACCATCTCGATGATCGAGAAGAACAGCGTCAGCCCCTCCATCAGCTCGCTGCGCAAGGTGCTGGGCGGCATTCCGATGTCCATGGTCGAGTTCTTCTCCGTGGAACTGGAGCCGGAAACCCCGTCGCAGATCGTGTACAAGGCCCATGAACTGCTCGACATCTCCGATGGCGCGGTGACCATGAAGCTGGTCGGCAAGGCGCATTCCAGTCGGGCGATCGCCTTTCTCAACGAGGTCTATCCACCCGGAGCCGATACCGGGGACGAGATGCTCACCCATGAGGGCGAAGAGACCGGCATCCTGCTCGAAGGGCGGCTGGAACTGGTGGTGGGCTACGAGACCTTCGTGCTCGAGGCCGGCGACAGCTACTACTTCGAAAGCACCCGGCCGCACCGTTTTCGCAACCCGTTCGACGAGCCTGCCCGGCTGATCAGCGCTGCCACGCCGGCCAACTTCTGA
- the alr gene encoding alanine racemase (converts L-alanine to D-alanine which is used in cell wall biosynthesis; binds one pyridoxal phosphate per monomer; forms a homodimer), translated as MRPARALIDLQALRHNYRVARELAGAKALAVVKADAYGHGAVRCALALEADADGFAVACIEEALELRAAGIKAPILLLEGFFEASELPLIAEHGLWCVVHATWQVEALERARLHTPLNVWLKLDTGMHRVGLHPKDYLTAYERLLASGQVARIVLMSHFARADEPGVSTTGEQLAVFDQARQGLQAETSLSNSPALIGWPSVRSDWARPGIMLYGATPFEAEQSQVERLQPVMTLQSRVISVRELPAGEPVGYGARFICARPTRVGVVAMGYADGYPRHAPTGTPVQVAGQPSRLVGRVSMDMLCIDLTDVPQADVGSPVELWGKQVLASTVAAHAETIPYQLFCNLKRVPREYHGD; from the coding sequence ATGCGTCCCGCCCGTGCCCTGATCGATCTTCAAGCCCTGCGTCACAACTACCGGGTGGCCCGTGAGCTGGCCGGTGCCAAGGCGCTGGCCGTGGTCAAGGCCGATGCCTACGGGCATGGTGCGGTGCGCTGTGCGCTGGCCCTGGAAGCCGACGCGGACGGCTTCGCCGTGGCCTGCATCGAAGAGGCGCTGGAACTGCGTGCCGCTGGCATCAAGGCGCCCATCCTGCTGCTCGAAGGGTTCTTCGAGGCCAGCGAGTTGCCGCTGATCGCCGAGCACGGCCTGTGGTGTGTGGTGCATGCGACCTGGCAGGTCGAGGCCTTGGAGCGCGCACGCTTGCACACGCCCCTGAACGTCTGGCTCAAGCTCGACACCGGCATGCACCGGGTCGGCCTGCACCCCAAGGATTACCTGACGGCCTACGAGCGCCTGCTGGCCAGCGGTCAGGTCGCGCGCATCGTGCTGATGAGCCATTTCGCCAGGGCGGACGAGCCGGGCGTCTCCACCACGGGTGAGCAACTGGCCGTGTTCGATCAGGCGCGTCAGGGATTGCAGGCCGAGACCAGCCTGAGCAACTCGCCGGCCTTGATCGGCTGGCCGTCGGTACGAAGCGACTGGGCACGTCCCGGCATCATGCTGTACGGCGCTACGCCGTTCGAGGCCGAACAGTCCCAGGTCGAGCGTCTGCAGCCGGTGATGACGCTGCAATCGCGGGTGATCAGCGTGCGCGAACTGCCGGCCGGCGAGCCGGTGGGGTACGGCGCGCGGTTCATCTGCGCGCGGCCGACGCGCGTGGGCGTGGTCGCCATGGGCTATGCCGACGGCTATCCACGGCATGCCCCGACTGGCACGCCCGTGCAGGTGGCCGGGCAGCCGAGCCGCCTGGTCGGCCGCGTCTCGATGGACATGCTTTGCATCGACCTGACCGACGTGCCCCAGGCCGATGTCGGCAGTCCGGTCGAGCTGTGGGGCAAGCAGGTGCTGGCCAGCACCGTGGCGGCCCATGCCGAGACCATTCCCTATCAGCTGTTCTGCAACCTCAAGCGCGTCCCGCGCGAGTACCACGGCGACTGA